Proteins encoded in a region of the Rickettsia bellii RML369-C genome:
- the rbfA gene encoding 30S ribosome-binding factor RbfA, whose protein sequence is MKKLTSENSHRQQKVASIINEALIEILHRGKMLDPRLYDCPLTITKIIVTADLKIANCYFLPFNTKLTPQEITESLNNSKNAIRNFVTGKINMKYSPDIRFHYDHGFDNALKVEQLLKDTNNI, encoded by the coding sequence ATGAAAAAATTAACCTCAGAAAACTCTCATAGACAGCAAAAAGTAGCAAGTATAATAAATGAAGCATTAATTGAGATTTTACATCGTGGTAAAATGCTTGATCCTAGACTTTACGATTGTCCTCTTACGATAACAAAAATTATAGTTACTGCCGATTTAAAAATAGCCAATTGCTATTTTCTACCTTTTAACACTAAACTAACGCCTCAAGAAATTACCGAAAGCCTAAATAATTCCAAAAATGCTATCAGAAATTTTGTAACAGGTAAAATAAATATGAAATACTCACCCGATATAAGATTTCATTACGATCACGGATTTGACAATGCCTTAAAGGTAGAGCAACTACTAAAGGATACTAATAATATATAA
- a CDS encoding YqaA family protein, which yields MEQFEAFSLLFVDSFVSNLVIGFQRELIFHSMKMFGNYSYPIMFIVATCASLSGNIVNYIFGKCALNIFYSSKNEQNILRHKNLAQLFYKYEIFILLLMAFPFWGSFISLFSGFFKTKFSKFLGLGCLAKACYYIAELYII from the coding sequence ATGGAACAATTTGAAGCATTTAGTTTATTATTTGTTGATAGTTTTGTCTCAAATTTAGTCATCGGTTTTCAGCGTGAATTAATTTTTCATTCTATGAAAATGTTTGGTAACTATAGTTACCCTATAATGTTTATAGTAGCTACTTGTGCTTCTCTTAGTGGTAATATAGTTAATTATATTTTTGGTAAATGTGCTTTAAATATTTTCTACTCTTCTAAAAATGAACAAAATATCTTAAGGCATAAAAATTTAGCACAACTTTTTTATAAATATGAGATATTTATACTTCTTCTGATGGCGTTTCCTTTTTGGGGAAGCTTTATTTCCTTATTTTCTGGTTTTTTTAAAACAAAATTTTCAAAATTTTTGGGGCTTGGTTGTTTAGCAAAAGCCTGTTATTATATTGCAGAACTATATATTATATAA
- a CDS encoding RDD family protein: MKKQIIYPDFIARIFSTALDLSLFAFIAIPILQFCFFYLMVFFYRDYFQSYNIDLHNQSEVLKSVMSQEFYEYLKAGNFNKYILFNVSILLINLTVIGSYFIGFWYYKGATIGKIFMRMKIVDANDFNRPTLKQLIKRFLGYMTFPIGIFFILFSSQKQALHDKIAGTVVIKA; encoded by the coding sequence ATGAAAAAACAAATTATATACCCAGATTTTATAGCACGTATTTTTTCTACGGCACTTGATTTATCTTTATTTGCTTTTATAGCAATCCCAATTTTACAATTTTGTTTCTTTTATCTAATGGTTTTTTTCTACCGTGATTATTTCCAGAGCTATAATATTGACTTGCATAATCAAAGCGAGGTGCTTAAATCTGTTATGAGTCAAGAATTTTATGAATATCTTAAAGCAGGAAATTTTAATAAATATATTCTATTTAACGTTTCAATTTTACTAATTAATTTAACAGTGATAGGTTCCTATTTTATAGGTTTTTGGTATTATAAAGGAGCAACCATTGGCAAAATATTTATGCGTATGAAAATAGTAGATGCAAACGACTTTAACCGTCCGACCCTTAAACAGTTAATTAAACGATTCCTTGGATATATGACATTTCCGATCGGTATTTTCTTTATACTTTTCTCTTCTCAAAAACAAGCATTACATGATAAAATAGCTGGAACTGTCGTAATAAAGGCTTAA
- the recR gene encoding recombination mediator RecR gives MNDNNNEIDQLIYLFSKLPGLGSRSARRIVLYLLQDKDVRLKTLINNLTEIDKKIVKCQVCGNMDTENICGICTSEYRDKSVIAIVETVAELWAMERSGNFKGLYHVLGHNLSAASRQNPSILRLPELLDRCFKENIKEVIIATNSTLEGQTTAYFITEYLKDHPAKISRLASGIPIGGELDYLDEGTLSAAINLRQPFE, from the coding sequence ATGAACGATAATAATAACGAGATAGACCAGCTAATTTATCTATTTTCTAAGCTTCCTGGACTTGGTAGCAGATCAGCAAGACGTATAGTATTATATTTACTGCAAGACAAGGATGTAAGGCTAAAAACTCTTATCAATAATCTTACAGAAATAGATAAGAAAATAGTAAAATGTCAGGTCTGTGGTAATATGGATACTGAAAATATTTGCGGTATCTGCACATCTGAATATCGAGATAAATCAGTTATTGCAATCGTTGAAACTGTTGCTGAATTATGGGCGATGGAGCGTAGTGGTAATTTCAAAGGATTATATCACGTGCTTGGTCATAATTTATCAGCAGCTAGCAGACAGAACCCTAGTATCTTAAGGTTACCAGAACTACTTGATAGATGCTTTAAGGAAAATATTAAAGAAGTCATTATCGCAACTAACTCTACTTTAGAAGGACAAACTACTGCCTATTTTATTACGGAATATCTAAAAGACCATCCCGCAAAAATCTCTCGTCTTGCTAGCGGCATACCTATCGGCGGTGAACTTGATTATCTAGACGAGGGAACTTTATCTGCTGCTATCAACCTAAGGCAACCTTTTGAGTAA
- a CDS encoding RP439 family protein has product MQEFKINSASVAHMATQVRVKQLATRDSQYKVLASIVETWEKNQADKSGEANYKEIIKDLKEYSTLSKSINDYFHEQKIPATDLGYPIKFNKTDLQLKMAYKYAKQQDDNLIAQIKNGHFYNNQYCYVDSTKLPVLQADNSDSYYGNENSSVSSVLLASINASLGNKDINMPGAATFFPFYNSKYTTLPKTFTKDYDSSNENGMMLFGDYQFGGHRYLKYQFIFGPEDCSSSVGKATGLATEQIKTITTREMRENYSQYGYELVTELKSIDEQQLKLIQPGDIYLRGTHTAIIATLPDNESNITTLQFARDIEYATEKKISGGGLYNYNLSEQLKGHSSNPIYILRAENSKPLDEEVSSLDFLNKIDNAYTDLYPNGPDGDVVGDCSIFFEDLG; this is encoded by the coding sequence ATGCAAGAATTTAAAATTAACTCAGCATCCGTTGCTCATATGGCAACTCAGGTTAGAGTAAAACAATTAGCAACAAGAGATTCACAATATAAAGTACTAGCCTCTATAGTTGAAACATGGGAAAAAAATCAAGCTGATAAAAGTGGTGAAGCAAATTACAAAGAAATTATAAAAGATTTAAAAGAATATTCTACACTTAGTAAATCAATAAATGATTATTTTCACGAGCAAAAAATACCTGCAACAGATTTAGGCTATCCTATTAAATTTAATAAAACTGATTTACAGCTTAAAATGGCTTATAAATATGCAAAGCAACAAGATGATAATTTAATAGCACAAATAAAGAATGGTCACTTTTATAATAATCAATATTGTTATGTAGATTCAACTAAGTTACCTGTTTTACAAGCTGATAATAGCGATTCATATTATGGTAATGAAAATTCTTCTGTTAGCTCAGTATTACTTGCAAGTATTAATGCTTCGCTTGGTAACAAAGATATTAACATGCCTGGAGCGGCAACATTTTTTCCTTTCTATAATTCTAAATATACTACATTACCTAAAACATTTACAAAAGATTACGATTCCTCTAATGAAAATGGCATGATGCTTTTTGGTGATTACCAATTTGGTGGACATCGTTATCTTAAATATCAGTTTATATTTGGTCCTGAAGATTGCTCTAGTAGCGTAGGCAAAGCAACCGGTTTAGCTACTGAACAAATCAAAACTATAACTACAAGAGAAATGAGAGAAAATTATTCTCAATATGGTTATGAATTAGTTACAGAATTAAAGAGTATAGATGAACAGCAACTGAAATTAATTCAACCAGGTGATATTTATCTTCGTGGAACGCATACAGCAATTATTGCCACTCTACCAGATAATGAATCTAATATTACTACATTACAATTTGCAAGAGATATAGAATATGCCACAGAGAAAAAAATCTCAGGTGGTGGATTATACAATTACAATTTAAGTGAACAACTTAAAGGACATTCTTCTAACCCTATTTATATCTTACGTGCAGAAAATTCTAAACCATTAGACGAAGAAGTTTCCTCGCTAGATTTCTTAAATAAAATAGATAACGCATATACAGACTTATACCCGAACGGTCCCGATGGAGACGTAGTAGGTGATTGTTCAATATTTTTTGAAGATCTTGGGTAA
- a CDS encoding type II toxin-antitoxin system VapC family toxin, producing the protein MNLVVDCSFIMSSILPDESAQKNNKIYDQITENIYTLYVPSIFYLECHNVFINSLKRKRINKNDYDDYIKSLNLLPINVDKFCSTPESLYTIARLATEHNLTSYDACYLELALRLEADILTLDKSLIASCQALGIKLVI; encoded by the coding sequence ATGAATTTAGTTGTAGATTGCTCTTTTATTATGTCATCAATTTTACCTGATGAATCAGCTCAAAAAAATAATAAAATTTATGATCAAATAACAGAAAATATATATACGTTATATGTACCATCTATATTTTATTTGGAATGCCATAATGTTTTTATAAACTCCTTAAAAAGGAAGAGAATTAATAAGAATGATTATGATGATTATATCAAATCGTTAAACTTATTACCTATTAATGTTGATAAGTTTTGTTCTACTCCAGAATCTTTATATACAATAGCTAGACTAGCTACTGAACACAACTTAACCTCTTATGATGCTTGCTATCTTGAGCTAGCATTACGTTTAGAAGCTGATATTCTAACACTAGATAAAAGCTTGATAGCAAGTTGCCAAGCTTTAGGCATTAAGTTAGTAATATAA
- a CDS encoding type II toxin-antitoxin system Phd/YefM family antitoxin, which translates to MKTIGMFKTKTHLPELIKDVEAGEELCITNRGRKVAVIIPIDKYYKKKYANIFQEFAELKKRAPLGSVDEILEMKNLGRK; encoded by the coding sequence ATGAAAACAATTGGAATGTTCAAAACAAAAACTCATCTTCCTGAACTAATTAAAGATGTTGAAGCAGGTGAAGAATTATGCATAACAAACAGAGGGAGAAAAGTGGCTGTTATAATTCCTATAGATAAATATTATAAGAAAAAATATGCCAATATATTTCAAGAATTTGCAGAACTTAAAAAACGTGCACCGTTAGGCAGTGTGGATGAGATTTTAGAGATGAAAAATTTAGGTAGAAAATGA
- a CDS encoding RluA family pseudouridine synthase: MLEYSVPTELSGLRLDKALSQLLENVSRNQIQKAIKSSCVQINNVIILDSDILVKENDIILFSFKEPEELTIEAADIKLDIVYEDEDLIVINKAAGMTVHPGAGHHDDTLVNALLHHTRNLSDIGSSERPGIVHRLDKDTTGLMVVAKNNKAHMLLANQIEQRQVVRKYKALVWGVINPLEGTIKNNIGRSRSDRQKMTILKYGGKEAVTYYKTLELFYGGSISMVECKLATGRTHQIRVQLSHLKHSVVGDQIYGNNDRKINHAPPELKAKLLDFKRQALHSWYLSFTHPTSNEVMEFSCELPKDMEGVIK, encoded by the coding sequence ATGTTAGAATACTCTGTACCTACTGAACTAAGCGGCTTAAGGCTTGATAAAGCTTTATCTCAACTTCTTGAAAATGTCTCACGCAATCAGATTCAAAAAGCAATTAAAAGTTCTTGTGTACAAATTAACAATGTGATTATTCTCGATTCTGATATTTTGGTCAAGGAGAATGATATTATATTATTTTCTTTCAAAGAACCAGAAGAGCTAACAATCGAGGCAGCTGATATAAAACTTGATATAGTTTATGAAGATGAAGATTTAATAGTTATCAACAAAGCTGCCGGTATGACTGTCCACCCAGGAGCAGGGCACCATGACGATACGCTTGTTAATGCCCTACTCCACCACACAAGAAATTTATCTGATATCGGCTCATCAGAAAGACCTGGCATAGTGCATCGTTTAGATAAGGACACAACGGGCTTGATGGTGGTTGCTAAAAATAATAAAGCACATATGTTGCTTGCCAATCAGATTGAACAAAGGCAGGTCGTACGGAAATATAAGGCTTTAGTTTGGGGCGTAATTAATCCGCTAGAGGGAACTATTAAGAATAATATAGGTCGCAGTCGAAGCGATCGGCAAAAAATGACAATATTAAAATATGGCGGGAAAGAGGCCGTGACCTACTACAAAACTCTAGAACTATTTTATGGAGGTAGTATTAGTATGGTAGAATGTAAGCTTGCTACCGGCAGAACTCATCAGATTAGAGTGCAGCTAAGCCATTTAAAGCACTCGGTGGTTGGTGATCAAATATATGGTAATAACGACCGAAAAATTAACCATGCTCCGCCTGAACTAAAGGCAAAATTATTAGATTTTAAACGCCAAGCCCTGCATTCTTGGTATTTAAGCTTTACCCATCCAACCAGTAATGAAGTTATGGAATTTTCTTGTGAACTACCAAAGGACATGGAGGGGGTTATTAAATAA
- a CDS encoding uracil-DNA glycosylase, translating into MNNTFKWLNAIGVEYYCSEHPPKLKVSDNTKLAEKPQAKPTPQKENGFNMNDKTHDNISLARSLADKADNIAELKESLLNFNGCDLKKLATNTVFGDGNPAAKIMLIGEAPGSNEDLKGIPFCGESGNLLDNMLRAIGISRKDNAYITNTVFWRPPANRQPTLEEVDVCRPFVEKHIALVNPKLIILVGSTAATSLLGKNAGITKIRQEYYFYTNKYLAAPIQTTAMFHPAYLLRQPSQKRTSWYDLLKIKDYLESKNLVTG; encoded by the coding sequence ATGAATAATACATTTAAATGGCTAAATGCAATTGGGGTTGAATATTATTGCTCAGAGCATCCGCCAAAATTAAAAGTAAGCGATAATACCAAATTGGCTGAAAAGCCACAAGCAAAACCTACGCCTCAAAAAGAAAACGGGTTTAATATGAACGATAAAACACATGATAATATAAGCCTTGCAAGATCACTTGCCGATAAAGCCGATAATATAGCAGAACTAAAAGAATCTCTACTAAATTTTAATGGCTGTGACCTTAAGAAGCTTGCTACTAACACTGTATTTGGTGACGGTAATCCGGCAGCTAAAATTATGTTAATAGGTGAAGCTCCTGGCAGTAATGAGGATTTAAAAGGTATACCCTTTTGCGGTGAAAGTGGTAATTTACTTGATAATATGCTGCGTGCAATTGGGATTTCACGAAAAGATAATGCTTATATTACCAATACAGTGTTTTGGCGTCCACCTGCCAATAGGCAGCCAACTTTAGAGGAAGTTGATGTTTGTAGACCTTTTGTTGAGAAACATATTGCTTTAGTTAACCCAAAACTCATTATTTTAGTTGGTAGCACTGCTGCAACTAGTCTACTTGGAAAAAATGCCGGTATTACTAAAATTAGACAAGAATATTATTTTTACACCAATAAATATCTAGCCGCTCCTATCCAGACTACGGCAATGTTCCACCCTGCCTATTTACTCCGCCAACCTAGCCAAAAACGCACCTCTTGGTATGATTTGCTGAAGATCAAAGATTATCTTGAAAGTAAGAATTTGGTAACTGGTTAA
- a CDS encoding IS110 family transposase: MIKYHKHIGIDIGKYNFVVGIEGIKDTKEYENTSFGIFEFINDNKDILANSLTVVETTGGYELELLYSLCERGYVVHRADARKVKNFIRSYGNSAKTDKLDAKALGLYGKERADKLEVFKPESKQNIQLFRLVQRRNDLKQMLVAEKNRLQQANTDKFVKNSCINMIDVLSNQITEITNQVEVIISSDQLLKAKHEILKEINGIGNIVAFELLILLPELGKLTRRQIASLAGLAPKANDSGKYQGYRKVGHGRAGVKLYYSLLLCQPVIARLLV; the protein is encoded by the coding sequence ATGATAAAATATCACAAACATATAGGAATTGATATAGGAAAATATAATTTTGTAGTAGGAATAGAGGGCATAAAAGATACAAAAGAATATGAGAATACAAGTTTCGGTATATTTGAATTTATTAATGATAATAAGGATATTTTAGCAAACTCTCTAACTGTAGTTGAAACAACAGGCGGATATGAACTAGAGTTATTGTATAGCTTATGTGAAAGAGGTTATGTAGTACATAGAGCAGATGCAAGAAAGGTAAAGAATTTTATCAGATCATATGGTAATAGTGCAAAAACAGATAAGTTAGATGCTAAAGCATTAGGATTATATGGTAAGGAGCGAGCAGATAAGCTTGAAGTATTTAAGCCTGAATCAAAACAAAATATACAATTATTTCGGTTAGTACAAAGACGGAATGATTTAAAGCAAATGTTAGTTGCCGAAAAGAATAGATTACAACAAGCAAATACAGATAAGTTTGTTAAAAATAGCTGTATAAATATGATAGATGTTTTAAGTAATCAAATTACAGAGATTACTAATCAGGTAGAAGTGATTATATCATCAGATCAGCTGTTAAAAGCAAAGCATGAGATATTGAAAGAGATAAATGGCATTGGTAATATAGTTGCTTTTGAGTTATTAATATTATTACCGGAGTTAGGGAAGTTAACAAGACGGCAGATTGCTTCTCTTGCAGGGCTTGCTCCAAAAGCTAATGATAGTGGTAAATATCAAGGATATAGAAAGGTAGGACATGGTAGAGCAGGAGTCAAGCTATACTATTCCTTGCTGCTATGTCAGCCCGTAATAGCAAGACTTCTGGTTTAA
- a CDS encoding ribonuclease J: protein MSSFNIKNHKNDLLFIPLGGSNEIGMNFNLYHYKGKWLIIDCGSGFADDYLPGVDMMIADSSFIEKHKKDIVGMIITHAHEDHLGGVQYLWNSLKCPIYTTTFTANFLKIRLSEYDFAKNIKIHEVKPGGKIDLSPFSLEMVPLTHSAPEMQAIMIRTEAGNILHTGDWKFDNDPVLGKKADEELLKSYGDEGVLALVCDSTNVFNKGISGSEGDVRKSLIDIIAGCPQMVVVSTFASNLARLDTIIHAAQLAGRKVALTGRSLHRIKLAAEESGYFKDIAPLISERDVSRFRREELLIIATGCQGEPLAATAKLASNSHQSIKLAPKDTMIFSSKIIPGNEKKIFRLFNIFVKSGVEVITERDHFVHVSGHPSVDELQKMYSLIRPNICIPVHGEPVHIHEHVKLAKKNGIKQAVEVENGSVVLLEPNNAKVIAKVESGYLAVDGNYLLPVESPIFKARRRMRESGIVIASIVIDQKGLLAAKPILSMPGLLDANEDMQLINIIKNDIAELIKTQQSQAKKALSKEQIEEKIKSTIRKTLKQEINKSPAIIVNIEKAIE, encoded by the coding sequence ATGTCGTCATTCAATATCAAAAATCATAAAAATGATTTACTATTTATACCTCTTGGTGGTTCTAACGAAATAGGTATGAATTTTAATCTGTATCATTATAAAGGTAAATGGCTAATTATTGATTGTGGTAGCGGTTTTGCTGATGATTATTTACCAGGCGTTGATATGATGATTGCAGATAGCAGTTTCATTGAAAAACATAAAAAAGATATAGTCGGAATGATTATAACTCATGCTCATGAAGATCATTTGGGCGGAGTACAATATCTATGGAATAGTCTTAAATGTCCTATTTATACTACTACTTTCACAGCAAATTTTTTAAAAATTCGTTTAAGCGAATATGATTTTGCTAAAAATATTAAAATTCATGAAGTAAAACCAGGAGGTAAAATAGATTTATCTCCTTTTTCGCTGGAAATGGTACCATTAACCCACTCAGCACCTGAGATGCAAGCAATTATGATCCGCACGGAAGCCGGTAATATTTTACATACTGGCGACTGGAAATTTGATAACGATCCGGTGCTAGGCAAAAAAGCTGATGAAGAGCTTTTAAAATCTTATGGGGACGAGGGAGTACTTGCGTTAGTTTGCGATTCTACCAACGTCTTTAATAAAGGAATATCCGGTTCTGAGGGTGATGTTAGAAAAAGTTTAATAGATATTATAGCTGGCTGCCCGCAAATGGTAGTAGTTTCAACTTTTGCTTCTAATCTAGCCCGCCTTGATACCATAATTCATGCTGCTCAACTTGCAGGTAGAAAAGTAGCCCTAACTGGTAGAAGCTTGCACCGCATTAAGCTTGCTGCCGAAGAGAGCGGATATTTTAAAGATATTGCACCTTTAATTAGTGAACGTGATGTTAGTAGATTCAGAAGAGAAGAGCTATTAATAATTGCTACCGGCTGCCAAGGTGAGCCGCTAGCTGCTACTGCAAAACTAGCCTCTAACTCTCACCAGTCAATAAAGCTTGCTCCTAAAGACACCATGATCTTTTCTTCAAAAATTATACCTGGTAATGAAAAGAAAATATTTAGGCTGTTTAATATATTCGTTAAAAGTGGTGTGGAAGTTATTACCGAACGAGACCATTTCGTTCATGTATCAGGTCACCCTTCTGTTGATGAGCTACAAAAAATGTATTCTTTAATTAGACCAAATATTTGTATACCTGTACATGGTGAGCCAGTACATATTCATGAGCATGTTAAACTTGCTAAGAAAAATGGCATAAAACAAGCAGTGGAAGTTGAGAATGGCAGCGTGGTGCTACTTGAACCTAATAATGCTAAAGTGATTGCAAAAGTTGAAAGCGGTTATTTAGCTGTTGATGGTAACTATTTACTCCCTGTAGAATCACCTATTTTTAAAGCTAGAAGACGTATGCGTGAGTCTGGTATAGTAATAGCCTCGATTGTGATTGATCAAAAAGGCTTGCTTGCCGCAAAGCCGATATTATCTATGCCAGGTTTACTTGACGCAAATGAAGATATGCAATTGATTAATATAATTAAAAATGACATCGCAGAGCTTATTAAAACGCAGCAGAGCCAAGCTAAAAAAGCTTTATCTAAGGAACAGATAGAAGAAAAAATAAAATCTACGATACGAAAAACTCTCAAACAAGAAATTAATAAATCCCCTGCGATAATAGTTAATATCGAAAAAGCTATAGAGTAG
- the fabI gene encoding enoyl-ACP reductase FabI, translating into MTTGLLQGKRGIITGIANNMSISWAIAQLARKHGAELCFTYQSEILEKRVKPLAEEVGCNFVSELDVTNPESITNLFAEVKEKWGTFDFLLHGMAFSDRNELKGRYIDTSLGNFNNSLHISCYSLVELAREAEKLMNDGGSIVTLSYYGAEKVIPNYNVMGVAKAALEASVRYLANDMGENNIRVNAISAGPIKTLSGSVIGDFNSMLRSHAATAPLKRNTLQQDVAGAAVYLFSQLASGVTGEIHYVDCGYNVMGSNKIVG; encoded by the coding sequence ATGACTACAGGATTATTACAGGGGAAAAGAGGTATAATTACCGGTATTGCAAATAATATGTCTATATCATGGGCGATAGCACAGCTCGCACGCAAACATGGTGCTGAACTTTGCTTTACTTATCAATCAGAAATTTTAGAAAAAAGAGTTAAACCTCTTGCTGAAGAAGTTGGCTGCAATTTTGTTAGCGAGCTTGATGTTACAAATCCAGAATCAATTACTAATTTATTTGCTGAAGTAAAAGAAAAATGGGGAACTTTTGACTTCTTACTTCACGGCATGGCTTTTTCCGATAGAAACGAACTTAAAGGACGTTATATAGATACTAGCCTTGGCAATTTCAATAATAGTTTGCATATATCATGCTACTCTTTAGTTGAGCTTGCAAGAGAAGCTGAAAAGTTAATGAATGATGGCGGTAGTATAGTAACCTTAAGCTATTACGGTGCTGAGAAAGTTATACCAAATTACAACGTTATGGGTGTAGCAAAAGCTGCATTAGAGGCAAGTGTTAGATATTTAGCAAATGATATGGGTGAAAATAATATCCGTGTGAATGCTATTTCAGCAGGTCCTATTAAGACTCTTTCAGGTAGCGTTATTGGTGATTTTAATAGCATGCTTAGATCTCATGCGGCAACTGCTCCGCTAAAACGCAATACTCTTCAGCAAGACGTGGCAGGAGCTGCTGTATATTTATTTAGCCAACTTGCATCCGGAGTTACAGGCGAAATTCATTATGTAGATTGCGGTTATAATGTTATGGGTAGCAATAAGATAGTGGGTTAG